CGAGCGCGCCGGCCTTGGCGCCGCGCCCGTCCCCCATCCCGCGCGTCACGTTCTCGCCGGCCGCGCGCGAGACGACGGACATGAGCGATCCGTTCCCGAGCTGCGAAAAGTTCGGCGGGTTCCCCATCGTCGCGGAGAGGGGCTCCCAGGAGACCTGATCGGCGCTCGCGGCCGCCTCCTCTTCCGCCGCAGCGGAGGAGCAAGCGACGAGCCCAAGCATCGCGGCGACAGCAAGGCGACGAGACATGATCGGGGGTGATCAGCATGAGGTATGCCGATGTAGGACAACCCTTTGCCCCAAGAATTGCGCAGGATTTCGCGTGATCGATTCGTTCGCCGGTGGATCTTTACGGTGACAATGTGGGGCACTGTAACCCCACCGAGGGAGGTGCCGGGCGCCACCGTGGAGCCCGCCCTCGGAGGCCGCGCCTGCAGGAGCGACCTCCCTCCGGGTTACCTTGATTCGTCCATAAATAATGCTATGCTGAATGAATGAAGCAGCTCGCGCTCGAAGGTGTCGAGGGACGGCGCCGGAAGCGGCGGCCTCGAGGGGCGCCGCGCCTCGGGCGGCCGCCGCGGCCGGAGCGCGTCGGGATGCTGCCGCATGTCGCGCGGCCCGAGCATGTCGAGGGTCACCCCGTGCACGTGTCGATGAAGCGTGTGCGGCTCGGCCCGAACCTGCGAGCGCAGCGCGTGCACCTGGCGATCGTCGAGCAGATCGCTCGCGCGGTGAAGCGCGGGGTCAAGGTCGTGCACTACTCCATCCAGGAGGACCACCTGCACCTGATGGTGGAGGGCGCGAGCAAGCAGGACCTCGCGCGCGGGCTGAAGCTCCTGTTCTCGCGCATCGCCTTCGCGGTGAACCGCGTCGCGCGGCGTCACGGCAGCCTCTTCCGCGAGCGCCATCATCGCCGCGCGTTGACGACGCCCACCGAGGTCCGCAACGCGCTCGTCTACATCCTCTTCAACGCGCGCAAGCACGCCCTCGCAGACGGCAGCTACCGCGCGGCGTTCTTCCGTTTCCTCGACGACAAGAGCTCTGCCCCCTGGTTCGAGGGATGGCACGCGTCGTTCGCGCCGTACCCACGCATCATCGAGCGCGCTCGCGAGCACTGGCCAGGCAAAGCTCCGATTCACCCTCCAACGACATGGCTCGCGGCAAAGGGCTGGCAACGCGCCGGCGGCCCCCTCCGCTTCGACGCCCTCCCACGCCTGCAGCACTGAGCGACGACGCGCCTCGCCACCGGCCCGGCACGCGACGACGACCCTCCGCTTCAACGCCCTCACGCGACGGCGTCCCCTCGCCGCCATCGGCCGGCACGCGACGACGACCCTCCGCTTCAACGCCCTCACGCGACGGCGTGCCTCGCAGCCATCGGCCGGCACGCGACGGTGGCCCTCCGCTTCAGCGCCCTCGCCGCACGGCCGGCACGCGACGCCGGCCCCTCCGCTTCGACGCCCTCCCGCACCAGCACTGAGCGACGACGCGCCTCACCACCGGCCGGCCGCGACGGTACCTCCGCTTCGACGCCCTCCCGCACCTGCAGCACTGAGCGACGACGCGCCTCACCACCGGCCGGCACGTGACGGCGGCACCTGCAGCACTGAGCGACGTGCCTCGCCGCCATCAGCCGGCACACGCCGGGCGGCCCCTCCCCTTCAACTTCAACGCCTTCCCGCGCCTGCAACACTGAGCGACGACGTGCCTCGCCGCCATCGGCCGGCACGCGACGGCGGCACCTCCGCTTCGACGCCCTCCCGGGCTTGCAGCACCGAGCCCCCGCCGGGCAGGAGAGGAAAGGAGAGTACGCGCTACGGCACTGAACCCCGCGCACGTTGGACCGGAAAGGAAGGTGCTACGCGATGGCGGCTATGAGCCGCTCACGTTGGACTGGAAAGGAAGGTGCTACGCGACGGCGGCTATGAGCACGCGCTCGTTGGACTGGAAGGAAGGGCGGGCGCGACGGAGCCTGCAACGGTGGGTCTGCGCCGCAAGGCTGCTCCCTGATAGCGGGCGGTTCGTATGAAGGGCGGGGAGCGTTCGTGAGGCGGGGGTGGGGGCGCGCGGGGGGGGGAAGCTTCGGCGTGATGTTGCCGCGAGGCGTTGCGAACGGCTGATCCTCACAGCGCCCCTGACCAAAGGCGTAGCGAAAGGCCGGCTACTCGTGCTGGCCTAAAAAATCCTCCTCGAGTGGCGACGACCTTTTGGACGAGAAGCTCCCGGCGCTACGACACGGTCGACTCGGAAGGAGCGGCTTACGGGCCCGGACGCGATTCGCCTTTGCCGAGGATGAGGAGGCCGCCGGGGACGAGCGGGAGGCGATCGAGGAAGGCGCGCTGCGAGGGCTCGTCGAAGTACGTGAAGACGGCGTTGCGGCAGAGGACGAGGTCCTGCGGCGCGGGAGGGACGAACGTGCGGAGGTCGCGCGCCTCGAAGTGGACGCCCGCGCGGAGGTCGGCGCGGAGGCGCAGCTCGGCGACGGCGGGCTCGGCGACGGCGGACGCGGCGACGGCGGACGCGGCGACGGCGGACGCGGCGACGGCGGACGCGGCGACGGCGGACGCGGCGACGGCGGGCTCGAAGGCGCGGGCGGGCTCGAAGGCGTGGGCGCGGAGATCGGGCGGGAGCTCGCGCAGGCTGCTCGCCGGGTATACCGCGGCGCGCGCGCGGCGGAGGACGGTGGCGTCGCGGTCGGTCGCGAGGAGCGAGAGCGTGACGTCCGGGAAGCGCGCGGCGAGCTCGAGGTGCCAGAGGATCGCGATCGTGTAGGCCTCTTCGCCGGAGGCGCAGCCGGCGCTCCATACCCGGAGCGTGCCGCGTGCGCGGGCGGCCTCGGCGAGGCGCGGCAGGTGCGTGTGGCGGAGCGCGTCGAAGACCGGGGCGTCGCGATAGAAGCGCGAGATGGTGACGAAGCAGAGCGCGTCGAGGCGCGTGAGCTCCGCCGGATCGGCCTCGATGCGCGCGCGGTACTCGTCCGCCGTCGCGACGCCGAGCTCCGCGGCGCGCGCGATGATGCGGCGGCAGACCTGGCGGCGGAGGTCCTTGAAGCCGCGCCAGCGAAGACCGAGGCGCGGGAGCGCCCACGTGAGCAGCGCGACGCACTCGCGATCGTTCACCGTGCGCTGCGGCTGCGGCTACGGGACGAGCGAGAGCAGCTTGATCTCGCGGAGATCGACCTTGAAGAAGACGCCCGCCTTGCCGCCGGTGCCGCCGGTGTACACCGCGAAGTGCTCGAACGCGGACATGTTCGTGCTCTTGGCGTCGTGGGAGAAGCGGACCTTGTACGTCTTCCCGGTGGTGAGGTTCGCGCGGACGAACGAGGACTCGCCCCACGAGGCCCAGTCTCCGCGCTGCGGCATCATCATGTAGCCGGAGCCCACCACGCCGCCGCCGGGCTGCTCCTCCACCGTGACGCGCTTCACCGCGCACGTGATGCCGGTGCTGATCGGGCCCGCGCCGTTCGCGTAGACCGCCTGCACGAGGTGCGCGCCCGAGCGCGTCGCGGTGAACGTCGCGGCGAGCTCGTCCTCCGCGTCGCCCCAGTCGGTCGTGTGGCCGTCGACGACGGTGCCGCCGGTGACGGTCACGTCGCGGGTGCCCACGTACTTCGACGTGATGCGGTTCTGCGGGTTCGAGCTCCAGAAGCACGCCGGCTTCGCGTGCTGGGAGAGGTTGCCGCTCGAGCCGAAGCGCGTCTCGATCGTGTAGCAGTGGCTCGGGGTGGCGTCGCCGTTCGTGTCCTGGTCCTTCCACGTCTTCGTGAAGGCGCCGAGGCCGGTGGCGACGCGCGCGCCGTCGCGGTAGACGCTCCACGTGATCTCGGCCGGCACCTCGTTCGCGAAGTCGGCGTTCACGACGACCTTGCCGCCGTCGAGCGTGAGCGACGCGATCGACGGCGTGCGCGGCGCGTAGATCGAGCGGTAGTCGGAGACGTCGCCGATCACCTTGAGCGCGGCGGGAGGCGCGGTCGGGAGCGCGAAGTCGACCTCGACGAGGTTCCGCTCCTTGAGGCGGGAGTCGGCGATGAAGCCGCCCTCCTCGGGGGGGACGCTGTTGAAGCGGATGTCCTCGATCACGTACGCGCCGCCGGCGGACACCTGCGCGTCGTCGGGGAGGTTCAGGACGACGCTGAGCTTCTTGCCGCGGACGACGACGTCGTTCAGCGCGATCTTCTTCGCGTTCGGGAACATCGCGCGGAGGCCGCGGGTGAGGAACGGCTGCACGCGGACGCCGCCCTTCTCGAGCGAGACGCCGAAGAGCGAGCCGTTCACCATCCCGATGTAGCCGGCGACGCTCCAGACCTGACGCTGCGAGTTGACGACCGGGCCCGAGTACGCGCCGTCCTCGACCCAGTGCGTGCCGGTGACGACCTCGAGGTTCTCCATGTTGGAGAGGTTCAGCGCCGCGCCACGGACGAGCGACTTGATGCCCTCCTCGAACGCGCGCTCGTTGCCGACCTTCTTCGCCGCCTTGACCCAGTACGCGGTGACGAAGGGCCAGATCGCGCGGTTGTGATAGATCGGCGTCTCCTTCTGCTGCGGGAAGACCACCGGCGGGCCCTTCGACAGCGTCGGGTAGCTCGCGATCGCCTGCTTCGCCTCGTCGGGCGACGTCGCGTCGAAGAGCACCGCGAGGGAGGTGCCGAGCAGATCGAAGCGCCGCACCGGCGACGGATCGAGCTGCGTCGTGATGTAGGTCGAGAGCTGCTTGTCTTCGGGGAGCCAGAAGCGTGTGCGGATCGCGGCGCGGAGCGCCTTCGCGCGATCCTGCATCGTCGTCGCGGCCTCTGCGTCGCCGGTCTCCTCCGCGAGCTCCGCGGCGAGATCGAGGAGCGAGAGGTGGCCGACGTTCGTGCCGAGCGCCTTGCTCATCCCGATGTGGACGAGGTCGGGGTTCGCCCAGCCGGGGTACGTCTGCTCGCGCCAGTCGAGGAAGGACTGCTCGCCGCGGTAGAGGCCGTCGCTCTCGTCGAAGACCGTCGCGCGGTCGTGCGCGATCGTGTTCTTCGCCGCCTCGAGCGCGTCGTCGCGGAACTTCGTGCGCGCGTCGCCGGTGAGGTGCTGCAGCACCTCGCGCGCGCCGATCGACCAGACCGAGCGATCGGTCGAGACCGGGTAGCTGCCGCCGGTGCCGGTGTCCTGCACGATCTGCATGTCGGTGCCGTCGCGGCGCTTCGAGAGCTTGAACGCGAGCGAGTTGCGAGCGCGGATCGGATCGACCCACGCGAGCCCGAGGTCGACCGCGTAGGCGGTGTCGCGCGTCCAGACGTAGTTCCACTTGCGGCCCGTCTCGAAGCAGCCGCCCTCGCCGCACGCGGTCTCGGCGCCGTCGTTGAACGCGTAGTCCTTGATCGCGGAGACGGAGCACTCCTGCGCCTCCTCGAGCGCGAGCTGGTAGAGGGCGTCGAAGAGCGGGCTCGTCGTCTGGAGGCTCGGCCGCCCCTCCTCCGCGAACGTCCGCGCGCCCTCGGGGACGTTGTCCTTCCGCGGCGCGGTGCTGTCGACGGTGAAGGTGCGCTTGCAGCCGGCGCCCTCCGCCGTCGCGGTCGCCTGGCCCGACTCGTCGGCGAGCGTCTTCGCCTCCTCCGCGATCTCCCCCTCCGCGACGACGCACTCGGGCGCGGTGAACGGAGGATCGTTGAAGCCGCCGTCGGGCAGCTTGCCGCCGGGAGGCACGACGCCGCTGCTCGCGCCGTCGTTGTTCGCGCCCGAGCCCGAAGGATCGGAGCTGCACGCCATCCCCAACGCC
The Labilithrix sp. DNA segment above includes these coding regions:
- a CDS encoding chemotaxis protein CheR, giving the protein MNDRECVALLTWALPRLGLRWRGFKDLRRQVCRRIIARAAELGVATADEYRARIEADPAELTRLDALCFVTISRFYRDAPVFDALRHTHLPRLAEAARARGTLRVWSAGCASGEEAYTIAILWHLELAARFPDVTLSLLATDRDATVLRRARAAVYPASSLRELPPDLRAHAFEPARAFEPAVAASAVAASAVAASAVAASAVAASAVAEPAVAELRLRADLRAGVHFEARDLRTFVPPAPQDLVLCRNAVFTYFDEPSQRAFLDRLPLVPGGLLILGKGESRPGP